Part of the Thermodesulfobacteriota bacterium genome is shown below.
CTTCTAATTGATGATGAAATAAAGAAAGAGGACAAGGAAGAGGGATTTCTTGATGAGAAAAGTAGCTATGCTGGTTTAGAAAATAGTGGGGAAGGCGAAAAATAGGATAAAGGCGTCTATATAACAAAAAATGTCTGTTGTACCTATTTATTTGTGAAGCTGGGATCCCTTGTAGTATTGTTCTGAATCATGGATCGTGCATCCTGAATCCTGCATCGTATCACCATTTGTCAATTGTGAGAATAGGACCATTGTGATTTTTTCTAAATGATAGCCCCAAACTAGAAGGGGAGTGCGTTCCCTTTTTCAAATAAAAGATATTCTCTTCCTATGATATAATAAATTCTCCTAATCCCATTCAATAAGGAGAAAATCATGTTCGTTACTATGAATCGAATTTTCGTAAGCCCGGAATATGCTTCTAAATTTGAGGAACGCTTCCGAAATCGGATTCATGCAGTAGACGAGATGCGGGGTTTTATACGTAATCTAGTATTACGACCTCAAGAACCTGAACAACCCTATGTAGTCATGACGTTTTGGCAATCAGAGGAGGATTTTAGAAATTGGGTTAATTCGGATGCTTTCAAACAGGGTCATGCTAAAAGTGGTACGCTCTCTAAAGAGGTATTTAGCAAGCCGAGCCATTTGGAAACATTTGAGACGTTTCTTGATACTAAAGCTTCCAGTGAGTAATAATTTAAAGGGGCATAATAAAACGACAAACGCAATAGAGCCCCTAAACCGGTATGGGGTTAAGGTCTGCCCCTAGAATTACACTATATACCACTAGATGTGTTATTTAAAATTATAATCATATGTTTGGGTAGGCTAAAAATTATAGAGTTAATTGAAAGTAATCCTAAATAGATAATGTATTTAATGACAATCTTCCAAGTACTTTCGTGATTGATTGATGCAATGCTTTTAGCAATGCCCAGATAACAATTGGTATGCTGGATTTGATTAATTTTGTTTGGATATAGAGGAGGTGAATTGATATGGCTACATTTGATAGAATTACTTTTGATCCAAAGACAATGGGTGGTCGTGCGTGCATTCGTGGCATGCGTATACCCGTCTCTATAATCATAGGCCAGATCGCGCACGGCGCCACTGTTGAAGAGATCCTTACTGATTATCCAGACCTTGAGCCGGAAGATATCAAGCAAGCTCTGGAATATGCCGCATGGCTGACACAGGAAGAGGTCAGCACTACTTAATATAAAATGAGATTCCTTGCTGATATGGGCGTTGCGCAAAGCATAGTAGGCTGGCTTAGGAATGAGGGTCATGACGCTGTTCATTTACGGGAAGAAAAACTCCACCGCCTATCTAATGGCGCAATCTTTGAGAAGGCGTATGCAGAAAGCAGAGTTATCCTGACTTTTGATCTTGATTTTGGGGAGATCATTGCACTTTCTGGTGGAAAGCCGGTAAGTGTCATTCTTTTCAGGCTACATAATACAAGGGCAGCCCATGTAATGGAGAGATTAAAAAAGGTTTTGAAAGACTCAGGGGATGATCTGGAGAAGGGAGCCATAGTTGTTGTAGAAGAGTCCCGCCATCGTACCAGGCGTTTACCAATTGGTACAAAAGGAGCAGAGTGACGGTATCTTGATACAAAGTAACAACACCAAGAAAAAAGTCCGGGAAAGACTATCTTGTGAACGCCTCTATTGGGAAGCCACCCCATGATCCTGAATCCTGTCACGGGCGCTTCAATACCCCACCCGTTCACCCTGTCCTGAGTTGAATCAAACGGCCCGGTCGAATGGCCTGCACTGACTAAAATCGACCTGTTGGCTGGGTCGAACAGATCTCAAGAGTTGCTCCCGAGGATTGTTATCGGGAATCCACAGACGTGTCATTGCGAGTGGCAAGGCCACGAAGCAATCTCCTCCTTATCATCTTCGCAAAAAGCGAAGCCCTGTGGCAATCTCCTTTTTATTTCTTCAAGAATTAGGATACTCAAACGGTAAGAAAGAAAAGGACAAGAATCCGGAAGTTCATGATGAGGGAGATAGGAAAAACCTTCAAAAAATAGCAGGGAAGAAGAAGAAAAAGAAAAATAACTCATTGATTCATGCCTGATAATCATCTAGCCAGCCCCTCGAATAACCCACCATTGGTGGGTTATTCTTAATGAATCTTAGTCAACAAGGAGGGGCTGTAATGATGCTATATTGTGCAATAGATTTACATTCGGACAATAACGTTTTAGTTATCATCAATAGTAATGATAACATATTGTTTCAAAGACGCCTGCCCAATGATCTGGGGGTAGTGCTAAGTGTACTGGAACCTTATAAACACAGACTTGTGGGAGTTGCCGTTGAATCCACGTTCAACTGGTATTGGTTGGTAGATGGTTTAAGTGAAGCTGGTTATACCACCACTCTGGTGAACACAGCTAAGGTTAAGCAGTACGAGGGATTAAAACACACTGAGGATAAGTATGACGCCTTTTGGTTGGCACATCTGATGCGATTAGGGATATTGCCTAAGGGATACATCTATCCTAGAAAAGAAAGAGCTGTGAGAGACCTACTGCGTAAGAGGGGCCAACTGGTTAATCATAGAACCATCCATGTACTTAGCATACAGAATCAATACTGGAGGAATACGGCGATTAAATTAAAAGCGGATTACATCAAGCGAAGGAGTGATTATTTAGAGGACCTTGAGGATGAGAACATTCAATTGGCACTCTCTAGCAACTATGAGGTTATGCGAGCATCGCACAAGCAAATAGGAAAGATTGAGAAACGAGTTAAGCAACAGATGAAATTAAGGCCTGAATATGAGCTGCTTCTTGGGGTGGATGGAATTGGATATATACTTGCTCTAACGATTATGTTAGAGACTGGAGATATAAGTAGGTTCAAGAAGGTAGGAAACTACGCCTCATACTGCCGCTGTGTGGAGAGTAAACACACTAGTAATAATAAGAAGAAGGGTAAAGGGAATGAAAAGAATGGCAATAAGTACCTGGCTTGGGCTTTTGTTGAGGCAGCTAATTTTGCAACGCGATATAGTGAGAAGGCAAGGCGGTTTCATCAACGAAAGATGGCAAAGACAAATAACGTAGTTGCAACAAAAGCGTTGGCTCACAAACTGGCAAGGGCATGTTATTACATAATAAGAGACCAGGTGCCTTATGATGAGGATAAATTATTTGGATAAGGAGTTTGAATGAAACGGTGAACCGGTTCTGGGGTTGGTTAAAAACCACAATGCCTGATTGG
Proteins encoded:
- a CDS encoding DUF433 domain-containing protein, encoding MATFDRITFDPKTMGGRACIRGMRIPVSIIIGQIAHGATVEEILTDYPDLEPEDIKQALEYAAWLTQEEVSTT
- a CDS encoding IS110 family transposase; translation: MMLYCAIDLHSDNNVLVIINSNDNILFQRRLPNDLGVVLSVLEPYKHRLVGVAVESTFNWYWLVDGLSEAGYTTTLVNTAKVKQYEGLKHTEDKYDAFWLAHLMRLGILPKGYIYPRKERAVRDLLRKRGQLVNHRTIHVLSIQNQYWRNTAIKLKADYIKRRSDYLEDLEDENIQLALSSNYEVMRASHKQIGKIEKRVKQQMKLRPEYELLLGVDGIGYILALTIMLETGDISRFKKVGNYASYCRCVESKHTSNNKKKGKGNEKNGNKYLAWAFVEAANFATRYSEKARRFHQRKMAKTNNVVATKALAHKLARACYYIIRDQVPYDEDKLFG
- a CDS encoding antibiotic biosynthesis monooxygenase, whose product is MFVTMNRIFVSPEYASKFEERFRNRIHAVDEMRGFIRNLVLRPQEPEQPYVVMTFWQSEEDFRNWVNSDAFKQGHAKSGTLSKEVFSKPSHLETFETFLDTKASSE
- a CDS encoding DUF5615 family PIN-like protein, translating into MRFLADMGVAQSIVGWLRNEGHDAVHLREEKLHRLSNGAIFEKAYAESRVILTFDLDFGEIIALSGGKPVSVILFRLHNTRAAHVMERLKKVLKDSGDDLEKGAIVVVEESRHRTRRLPIGTKGAE